The genomic stretch TTTGCGATTTGTGAATGTTCGATTCGACTCTCTTTAAGAGTTTTTGAATTTCCTTCGAATCGATTTGTTCATCCGGCGTGATCGAAAGAAGGCTTGTCAATGTGCTCCATCCGGATGAGGCGATACTTTCTTTGGGAGAATCGATCCATTCTTTGGCAAGTTCCCATCCGTACTTACTTTCGGCGGCGATCCAGGCGACGGTGCTTTCGCTGATCATCGGTGATCCGGAATTCTTTGCCCAGAATTGAAGATCCTTTTTTTGGATTTCTTTTTCGTCTGCGATCAGTCCCGCAAGATACATCGCATCCGCGTTTCCTGTTTTATAAAGTTCTAATGAAAGAGAATGATTCTTTTTGATTTTTTTCTGAAGCTTTTTTAGATCTCCGACCTTCACTCCGAACAGTGGCTCTTTCGCTCCGTGATTGAGAAATATTTTTTTTACACCTTCGGAACCCATCGATTCCAATTCTTTCATGATCTCGGCCGTATTCACTTTGATTGTCCTTTCTTTCTTTCGGAGTTGTTTTGCAAAAGAGAATTGAGTGAACGTGTTCCCATTCTTCTTCTTTTAAAAAATGTATATCCGTCATTTTACTCGTACCGGACTATAAGTCCGATTTCAACTAAAATTTTAGGAAGAACGTTGATTGGAACAATCGATAAAGCCCGAAAAAGGATGGAAACAAAGTTCACATCTTCTTTCGATCCTCCTGAAACGGATTCCGGATGGAATTATAGCGAAGTCTTCAATTCTTCTTCTAAGATTTTTTGAATGGCCTTTGCGTGCATCTTTTTTACGACCTTTTCCAGGATCGTGATTTCTTTCGATCTGAAAAAACCAAGGATACGCCGTAAGAAAATTTTGAGGCGGAGGTCGAATCGTTTTTTGCGGAGATGGCTTTGATATCTTTTCTTTCTACCACTTGTCTTCAACGGATCGGGATCGGAGTGTCATAGATCACAAATCGATTCGAATCCATCGAAATATGTGTCGAGTTGAAAGAATGATCCGCGATCACATACAACTCATAGGTCGGGATCGCGAGTATAAAGAACACGGTCGAAAGTTTGTCCACCGACCGAAACCTCAACATCTCGACGATGATTGTTCCCATTCCATAGAGAAGAACCGGAAGCAAGGCGAGAGAAGAAGGATCGTGTTTATCATAGGAACGTATCGTTCTATTTCTTTTTCTCCGAACGGAAAGTTTATCGGTTAAAATCGAATTCATGATTTTGAATGTTCCTTGAGAAATGGAGAGACATTGTTCCGCTTCAATTTTATCGATTTGATTCGCTATATTCAAGGGTTCTTTTTCGTTGCTCATTCTCTTTTCATGGCTCTTCATTCTCGAAATCCTTTGGTTTGGGGAAATGATTCCTAAATTTTAAAACGGGAACGCACAACGTATGGAGTCGTTTCGTTTTTTGAAAAAGGGATTTTTCAAGAACGGAAATTTTCACTCCAATCCGGAGGATCGGAGAAGAGCGAATTCCTTTTTTTAGGTTTCGCTTTTTTTAAAATGAGAAGAAAAGCGGGTCAAAGAGTAGACGATCAAATATCCGAAAAAGATCGAGATCGAAATCAGGATCAGAATTCCTAACAATCTTCGATTCTCTTGGATGCCGATCAGGATCTCCATCATATCTTCATAAAGTGCGAGAGGATTCGTAAGGATGTCCCAAGAATTCCATCTGTAAAATCTGCCGATATAAACTCCCAAAGCCGCGAGTGGTGCGACCGTTAAGACGAACATCCAGTTGATCACCGCGTTGAATTTGTCGTCCAATACGTTGTGGATGATTCGGAGCGATAGATAACCTGAAAAAAGTCCGTTCCAGGCGAATGAAAAAATCAACAAGATGTCGAACCAAAGCGGAATTCCGGACTTCGGTTTGAGGTGGATAAAATCGGAAACGATATACGGAGAATTGGGAAAGAAAACGAGCCAGACTAAAATTAGGAAAACAAAAATCAGATCGATCGATCTCTTGCGAATTTTATAATAGAACAGGAGAAAGTAGGCGATACAAACCGGGATCAACGCTAAGACCAAATTCCACTTTAGAAAAACGTAACTTTGTTTTCCCGAAATCGATACCCTCAATTCGATGAATAAGAGACTCAGAAGACAGGACAAGAATAAGGAAAGAGGCGGAAGCAATAGTGACGCGTGCTTGAGGTTCATATAAATTCCAACAATCTTCGATCCTTATTTTTTATAGAAAGTTCTCTTTTTTGTAAAAGCTAATTTCAAAATTCTTACTTTGATCATTCGTTTAAGGCGCCGAAGCAAATTCCACCGAGTAACCGTAGGTTTCCTCGAACGCGGACTTTTGTTCTTCGGCGGCCCAGATTTCCAAAGAAGGATCGTAACCCTTGCTCGTTTTTAACAAGAATCGGATCCGATTCTTTTCGATCTTGCAGATCACGTTCGGAACAAGTCCTCCTCGGTTTCGATTCAGCGCGGAGCTGATTCTTAAAATCGCGGAGAGTTGTCTTACGAGGGTTTGATTCTTTTCCGAAAGTCTGCTGTATTCCCTGTGTTTGATTCGAGGTGTATTCTTTCTGTGATAACGCGCGGTGAGAGCGATGATTTCAATTTCTAAAAACGTAAATCCCAAAAGCATTTCCGAATTTCGAATCATATAATAACTGTGTTTGTGATACGCCGAATGAGAGATCGATTGTCCGATCTCATGGAGCAAGGAAGCCGCTTCCAAAAGTTCCCTCTGTTCTTGTCCGAGTTTGTGAAGTCCTTTCAACTGATCGAAAATCTGAAGGCTCAATTCTGCGACGTGTCTTGAGTATTCTTCGTCCCTGGAAAAGGCGCGCATAAAGTTGTGAACGGATGTTTGACGGATATCATCCAAGTGTTTGGAATGTTCCGTATTTTCGAAGTGCTCCCATTTTCGAATCGTATCATAGACGATTCCTTCTCTGAGTGCGAATTCCGAAACCGTAAGACTTTGTACGTTTGCGAGGTCGAAGATTTCTTCGAGGATCAGAGTTCCACCTACGATGATGTCCGCGCGTTTTATGTCCAAACCGGGAATCTTAGCCCTTTTTTTGGAAGTGTCCGCTTCTAAGATGAGGTTCCTTATCTTCTTAAATTCAGGAGTTGAGAATTCAAAGTTGTTCA from Leptospira stimsonii encodes the following:
- a CDS encoding Ppx/GppA phosphatase family protein produces the protein MVQEKPLAAIDLGTNSFHMIIVRVRANGTFEAVAREKESVRLGNRLQEGGGIDSESFKRGIDCLKRFKVLAENAGAEIRAVATSALREASNQEEFLEAAYQEAGISIDVVSGYEEARLIYFGILQGIPVFDRKIMMIDIGGGSTEVLVGHRGNILFSKSFKLGAIRLTEKFFREETLSNSDIRKCRLHIEEMLLPFRKILRDLKPDLVVGSSGTIQAIAGMILASRGETEEISLNNFEFSTPEFKKIRNLILEADTSKKRAKIPGLDIKRADIIVGGTLILEEIFDLANVQSLTVSEFALREGIVYDTIRKWEHFENTEHSKHLDDIRQTSVHNFMRAFSRDEEYSRHVAELSLQIFDQLKGLHKLGQEQRELLEAASLLHEIGQSISHSAYHKHSYYMIRNSEMLLGFTFLEIEIIALTARYHRKNTPRIKHREYSRLSEKNQTLVRQLSAILRISSALNRNRGGLVPNVICKIEKNRIRFLLKTSKGYDPSLEIWAAEEQKSAFEETYGYSVEFASAP
- a CDS encoding DUF1361 domain-containing protein, translating into MNLKHASLLLPPLSLFLSCLLSLLFIELRVSISGKQSYVFLKWNLVLALIPVCIAYFLLFYYKIRKRSIDLIFVFLILVWLVFFPNSPYIVSDFIHLKPKSGIPLWFDILLIFSFAWNGLFSGYLSLRIIHNVLDDKFNAVINWMFVLTVAPLAALGVYIGRFYRWNSWDILTNPLALYEDMMEILIGIQENRRLLGILILISISIFFGYLIVYSLTRFSSHFKKSET
- a CDS encoding DNA alkylation repair protein, which encodes MKELESMGSEGVKKIFLNHGAKEPLFGVKVGDLKKLQKKIKKNHSLSLELYKTGNADAMYLAGLIADEKEIQKKDLQFWAKNSGSPMISESTVAWIAAESKYGWELAKEWIDSPKESIASSGWSTLTSLLSITPDEQIDSKEIQKLLKRVESNIHKSQNRVKYCMNGFVIGVGGFYPKLTEEALKVSKKIGKVTVLMGNTACKVPDAEEYILKMKRMGKLGAKKKEARC